The window CTTTGCAAGTTTTGATGCTTTCCTATGAGCTGGGGCCTGCATTGCAAACCAAAGTGTGAAATTTCATGTCGAGGAAAAAAATTAAAAGGAAGTGCAAATAATAAAGCCAGACATGATgattacctttgcccctgaagagtTAGGACTGAGAAATTTTTCAAAAATGGAAAGCCCAGTAGCTGCTCGAAACAAAAGAACATAGTAAATATACACTTGGAATGTACCCTGTACACTTCACAAGCCTTGGCGATTCAGGCAAAGCAAACTACCAGAAATCAGTAACTTACAATATTATATCTACATTATAACATATATCATCAATATTTATCTGTGGAATATCATGTATATTAACGAATAAACTACATATTTTACCTCCGCTCTTCTCTGGATGAAATTGAACTGCCTGAATGTTGCCCATCGAGATAGATGATATGAAACTCTCACCGTAGTTACATGTTGACGAAATCCAGTCTCTGTTCGCATCTGACTAAGCGTGCAGAAAGGAAGAAACAACTCAAATTTGATTCCACAATAAGAGAAAGCATCTAAATGGAGTTACTCCTTACAGGTAGAGCGTGATAGGAGTGAACGAAGTACACATGGTGGCCATCAGCTCCTTGCAGCAGCTGCGTGTCCTTGGTGATCTGGAGCGCGTTCCATCCAATGTGAGGCACTATGAGACCCTCCGAAGAGTCGAACCGCCTGACAACTCCAGGTATCACACCAAGGCCGCTTACTACAGTAGAGAATGCACTATCAGCTCCTACTCACCAACATGTTCCCAAGCAAGTAGAGTGCTAAAAGCCTTACCCGGGCCATTCTCCTCGCTGGAATCGAATAGCAGCTGAAGGCCGAGGCAGATACCCAGGAAGGGGCGGTCCCTGCGGATGTACTCGCGAAGCGCGTCGGCCATGCCTGTACTGTTGATGACATCCATGGCGGAGCCGAAAGCTCCGACTCCGGGGAATACGAGGCGGTCGGCGGCGAGGATGTCCTCGGGACTCCGCACGTCGCGGATGTTGAAGCCGAGGTGACGGATTGCGTTGCGCACGCTGCGGACGTTGCCCGCGCCATAGTCCAGGAGCGTCACGGCTGCGGCCACCGACCGACCGGCGAAACAAAGCAAACGCAGCGGTCAAGCCATGGATAGGATGGGACGAGTTCTGGAAGGGAAAGGGGGTGGGGATGGTAGAGTGGGGCTTACTGTTGGCGTCGCTGGACGCGCGCACGGAGAGGGAGGCGGGTCTGCGCCGCTGATTCGTCACCTTCGGACGGCCGACGGAGCAGGGGAGGAGGTGGTTGGCGGCGCCGGTGGCCATTGCTccctgcgacggcggcggcggcggcggcattggCCTCTTTTGGTTGTTGGCTCTCCCGACTCTCAGAAGTCACAGTCACACGGGCAATTGGGCAAATGCAAATTTCAATCGATTGAAGCCCAAATAAGCCCAATtgcattttaatgccttgctttttTTTTACTTCGAAAGGCCTTGCTCGATTAATAACAAAAAAAAAGGGGGCAGAGCGAAATAAGGCAGTATCTTTCAGTAATTTgacatcatttattgtttatgaataaAAAACTACTTTTTGTAAAAAAATCAGCACTATAGATCAAATAAATTTTAGTAAGCACGAGCAACATGGACCCTCAATAAAAAAATGTTACATCAAGGTTGTTCGGCACCATTGTCTTCGCTTTCAATGTCAACGTTCTCTCGAGCTGGAGATGATTTTAGATCAAGCATTTACAAGCTGGGATATCTCAAGTCCATGGCAGGTTGTCGAAGAAATGCTTCCATGAAGATCAAAACACCACCACCTCCCAAATGTCAGCTGTGAAAACCATTTCGTTACAGGCATGGAACCAAGGGACTTCTATTTCGTGtggcgtatatatatatatacacacacgtgAACCACACCAAATTCATCCACCGCATAGCACTAGAATGGCCGCTTGAGGCGAGGAGAAGCGGCAAGAATAATGGTGTAAAAACACATGGCAGATCGGTAATTGGGTTTTCACAAAGGTGCTTGTAACACTTTATTTATTGGTAACTAAAAAGTACATCGCAACAAATTGATTGTAACAAACATGACTGAGAAAAAAACCATGATAAACTAAAAAGCTACATACAGGTTCTTCAAAGCCATGGTCTTTACTGCTACATTTTGCATCTATGTCTTTAGCTCTTCATAGAGTTATCGTTTGAGCAAGTAAGTTAAAACAAGAGATTTTGTCGTTAATCAACTAGGGGGTGAAGGCCTTTAACCAATGACACTGGTTTCGGATTGGATTCCCAATTTTAACTTGGTCGGGCTTTTTCCACCCTAGAGGATGAAGGCGTCTCATTCTTTTTTTTCGAGGGAGTGAAGGCCTCTCATTCAATTGAGGACAATGATGTTGGATTGGTTTTCCAATTTTTGTCATGATCAACAATTTTCAAGGAGCTCTCTCATTCAAGTGAGATGTTCAATCTTAAATTTGATCTCATGACTTTGACTAGTCAATGATTTCTCAAATTAATTGGCAACAACCAGCTTATAAAAATATATCAATCTCGCCCACGCTCTCGTCATCTGTCAAAATAAATGTGGACATGCAATATTGTAGGACCAATATGATTTTGGATTGAGTTCCCAATTTTGGACTTGGTCAACAAATTCTCAAGGAGCTCTCTCATTCtagtgaggtgttcaattttgaatTTAGTTCACAATTTTGATTGGTCAATGTTTTCTCAAATCAATCCGCAACAACCAGCTTATAAAAATACATCTGTCTCGCACCCTCTCATCACCTGACAAAAAAAGTCAACATGTGACACTGTACTACCAATATAACACATATCTTCACCACTGCAAGAAATTGGCGTGCATACGTGTGGGTTTATTTGCACAtaactgatacgtatccaacgtatctataattttttattgttccatgctattatattttgaatgtttaatgggctttattatacctttttatattatttttgggactaacctattaaccgaaagcccagtgcaaattgttgtttttttgcctatttcagtgtttcgtagaaaaggaatatcaaacggaatccaaatggaatgaaaccttcgcgaggatcgtttttggaacaaacgcaatccaggagacttggagtggacgtcaagaaagcagcgaggaagccacgaggcaggagggcgcgcccagggggggccaggcgcgccccccaccctcgtgggcccctcgcagctccaccgacctacttctttcacctatatatactcttataccctgaaaccttcggggagagccacgaaacaccttttccaccgccgcaaccttctatacgcatgagatcccatcttggggcatttttcggcgatctgccggagggggattcgatcacggagggcttctacatcaacaccatagcctctccgatgatgtgtgagtagtttaccacagaccttcgggtccatagttggttagatggtttcttctctctctttggatctcaatacaaagttctcctcgatcttcttggagatctattcgatgtaaactctttttgcggtgtgtttaccgagatccgatgaattgtgggtttatgaacttgattatctatgaatattatttgattcttctctgaattcttatatgcatgatttgatatatttgcaagtctctttgaattatcggtttagtttggcctattagattaatctttcttgcaatgggagaagtgcttaactttgggttcaatcttgcggtgctcgatcccagtgacagaaagggaaacgacacgtattgtattgtttccatcgaggataaaaagatgggttttatatcatattgcttgagtttatccctctacatcatgtcatcttgcctgatgcattactccattcttatgaactctagatgcatgctagatagcggtcaatgtgtggagtaatagtagtagatgcaaaatcgtttcggtctacttgacatggacgtgatgcatatattcatgatcgttgccttagatatcatcataactatgcgcttttctatcaaatgctcggcagtaatttgttcacacaccgtaatatatgctattttgagagaagacactagtgaaacctatggcccccgggtctactttacatcatataagattccaatctacaattctagtctattatctattttgcaatctttatttttcaatctataccacaaaaataccaaaaaaatatcttattatctctatcagatctcactttcgtaagtgaccgtgaagggattgataaccccttttatcgtgttggttgcgaggttcttgtttgtttgtgcaggtactaggcgacttgtgtgtagtctcctactggattgataccttggttcttaaaaactgagggaaatacttacgctactttgctgcatcaccctttcctcttcaaggaaaaaccaacgcttgctcaagaggtagcaagaaggatttctggcgccgttgccgggaagatctacgcacaagtcaagacataccaagtatccaccacaaactcttatccctcacattacattatttgccatttgcctctcgttttcctctcccccacttcactttgttgttttattcgccttcttcctgtatgtatctttgtttgtgtttccatgtgccttccatttgcttgcatctttgcttgctaaaaatctattgatatgaatccacttaaagtgttatacttggatcatcttcgatccttatgcgctcgtgctaaaATCTCAACTAGTCTAGTTGATGGGaatgatgagcatgctcattttgtgtgtcaccgtttgtctgaaaaagggagactcttatgtgatcaaataaacagattgttgtgttatgcttggaatctttgtgaaatttatgattttacttgttgctctaagaaccctaaaaacacctcccctgcctatgtgagtttaatgataatgaaatcttatcttcttatgcaaagggtgtttatagttactatgatatcgaacagattggagaatttgttgcttttaagggtgcttatgaagttgcttctttgattgaaaagtatgatattactctctacgaatttgaaaattttgacatactaaattattgctatgaaaactatgctcataatctctatgtcaaagaatttattgaaagaatgaccgttgctctgaaagaaaataatgatatgcatgaatctatagataattatgattctgatgatttgattgaattatcccttgatgaacatgatgcttgctattcttgtggccatgatgccaatatttatgaagatgaatttgatatagttccttatgttaaacatgagatcgttgctattgcacccatacttgatagtgccttcgatgaaaagcatgattgcaatgatgttattataaattctcttaatgtcaattgtgttaatgatatgcaaaaactcaagcttggggatgctagttttgctatgactactatttgttgcaatgatcatgattggggtgagtcTTCttctgatcttgaaaatttatttaagccctatgatgaatatgagattgataataatatttgcaataatattgaaagtgagtttggaagagtgtcaactttagatcccacatatttggataatgttcaatcttatgaagtttttgataaaagtgggtttggagaggtcatgactttagttaatgttaatcccactattttggaagagtgtcaacattgcatgcatgtggattgtgttgaAAATATCTTATGTGATaggtattttgttgagtttgcttatgatcccacatgtaattattatgagataggaaaatatggttgtagaatttttcgtgtcactaaattacctcttgttatgttgagattgctattgtttctttctccttccttgcatatgctagtttttgcttgtcttgataatttgtttgcttatataatgcctatgcataggaagtatgttagacttagatgttattttcatatgcttcatgatgctcccttcgtgtttcaattgctatttttcatgtgagcatcattaaaattatagatgcctagctaggggcgttaaacgatagcgcttgtcgggaggcaacccaattttatttttgttccttgctttttgttccagtttagtaataaataaatcatctatcctctgttatgattgtgttttttattctttaattagtgtttgtgccaagtaaagcctttaggatcttcttggatgattgttgtttgatcctgctaaaaaacagaaagtatgcgctcacgagaataattttcattttttatcagagagcgataaaataccaattccaactgaagtagatcaatatacaaattgtttaGATCTTCAtaatttggtagaattgttggagttacagaagtattagaaaactacagattactacagactgttctattttcgaCAGatcctgtttttcgtgtgttgtttgcttattttgatgaatttatggctagtatcggggggtatgaaccatagagaagttggaatacagtaggtttaacacaaatataaataaataattagttattacagtaccttaaagtggtg is drawn from Triticum dicoccoides isolate Atlit2015 ecotype Zavitan chromosome 4A, WEW_v2.0, whole genome shotgun sequence and contains these coding sequences:
- the LOC119285158 gene encoding imidazole glycerol phosphate synthase hisHF, chloroplastic-like isoform X2 — protein: MPPPPPPSQGAMATGAANHLLPCSVGRPKVTNQRRRPASLSVRASSDANTVTLLDYGAGNVRSVRNAIRHLGFNIRDVRSPEDILAADRLVFPGVGAFGSAMDVINSTGMADALREYIRRDRPFLGICLGLQLLFDSSEENGPVSGLGVIPGVVRRFDSSEGLIVPHIGWNALQITKDTQLLQGADGHHVYFVHSYHALPSDANRDWISSTCNYGESFISSISMGNIQAVQFHPEKSGATGLSIFEKFLSPNSSGAKAPAHRKASKLAKRVIACLDVRSNDNGDLVVTKGDQYDVRDHSSSKEVRNLGKPVELASQYYIDGADEVSFLNITGFRAFPLGDLPMLEVLRCASEKVFVPLTVGGGIRDFTDESGRYYSSLEVASEYFRSGADKISIGSDAVFAAEAYLQTGVKTGKSSLEQISRVYGNQAVVVSIDPRRVYVKSPDEVQFKTVKVSSKGPSGEEYAWYQCTVRAVGLI